One genomic region from Metallosphaera tengchongensis encodes:
- a CDS encoding cbb3-type cytochrome c oxidase subunit I, which yields METPLSGLVNFVKSVFQLDKDWLSRITMAMIVMSLVWGILGIIDALMARIQEVVWASSSNFILTSQEYYGSITLHGARDLFGFAVQLEIAIFAFLSLRMLNLQPRAKWFMNLAFVIFNISFMLLEGPIVLYPTFNDNYFSAGSWYYLAPLGLPNVSQYVLSPLWYIGMELLDIGTYMFVIWLIYHFYLASKTTKEKLPIFAVFALVTALMIALGWSGEAAANTWDLLAIAGVTGMNVIANQIAFWILGHSIVYIVWMPAIASMYYLIPLLANKPLYSDKMARIAALMYLIFSNNVPIHHLYMVDFPVSLKVLQEVLTYAVVVPSMLTFFNLWATVKGASVKMNLISAWIAISFAGSIAAGVTGISNADIAFNSIIHNTMWVPGHFHAMIFWSIVPAGFATLYYLIPMLTGRMWFSTKLGWIHMAGYMVGTAMVVYGFDALGLAGLTRRAEVFPRTPVYVTPEVISAFGALIADAATMLWLGNVLLTLLKGRTANLGSLSIGETISTISLQLGAPELSFSSPNLLKTIRMEEMKLKHIFDRMRTRV from the coding sequence ATGGAAACTCCACTAAGCGGGTTGGTAAATTTTGTTAAAAGTGTGTTTCAACTTGACAAGGACTGGCTCTCAAGAATTACAATGGCTATGATTGTGATGAGCCTAGTGTGGGGGATCTTGGGTATCATAGACGCTCTCATGGCTAGGATTCAGGAAGTGGTGTGGGCAAGCTCCTCTAACTTCATCCTCACCTCCCAGGAGTATTATGGATCGATTACCCTGCATGGCGCTAGGGACCTTTTCGGTTTCGCAGTCCAGCTCGAGATAGCAATATTCGCGTTCCTCTCCCTTAGGATGCTTAACCTACAGCCTAGAGCTAAATGGTTCATGAACTTAGCCTTCGTAATTTTTAACATATCTTTTATGCTTCTGGAGGGACCAATAGTCCTCTACCCTACCTTCAATGACAACTACTTCTCCGCAGGATCTTGGTACTACCTCGCTCCACTGGGTCTTCCAAACGTATCTCAGTACGTTTTGAGCCCTCTGTGGTACATCGGTATGGAACTCTTGGACATAGGGACTTACATGTTTGTAATTTGGCTCATATATCACTTCTACCTCGCCTCAAAGACTACAAAGGAAAAGCTACCGATCTTCGCGGTGTTCGCCCTAGTAACAGCCCTTATGATAGCATTGGGATGGAGCGGAGAAGCTGCAGCTAACACTTGGGATCTACTGGCAATAGCTGGCGTCACTGGAATGAACGTGATAGCTAATCAGATTGCCTTTTGGATACTAGGTCACTCCATTGTGTACATAGTGTGGATGCCTGCCATAGCGTCCATGTATTACTTGATCCCTCTGTTGGCCAATAAACCCCTATATAGTGACAAGATGGCGAGGATAGCTGCCTTAATGTACCTAATATTCTCCAATAACGTCCCCATTCACCACCTCTACATGGTCGACTTCCCCGTTTCACTGAAGGTTCTTCAGGAAGTATTGACCTACGCTGTAGTTGTCCCCTCTATGCTTACCTTCTTCAATCTGTGGGCGACCGTGAAGGGAGCTTCAGTCAAGATGAACTTAATCTCAGCTTGGATAGCCATATCCTTTGCCGGATCCATAGCTGCAGGTGTCACTGGTATATCTAACGCGGACATAGCCTTCAACTCCATTATACACAACACGATGTGGGTTCCTGGCCACTTCCACGCCATGATATTCTGGTCCATAGTTCCTGCCGGTTTCGCTACTCTATATTACTTAATTCCGATGCTGACTGGCAGAATGTGGTTCTCCACTAAGTTAGGATGGATCCATATGGCCGGATATATGGTGGGTACTGCGATGGTAGTGTACGGATTTGACGCTCTAGGGCTGGCAGGATTGACCAGGAGGGCTGAGGTCTTCCCCAGAACTCCAGTATATGTCACCCCTGAGGTTATATCAGCCTTCGGAGCGCTAATTGCAGACGCAGCTACAATGCTTTGGTTAGGGAACGTGCTGCTCACCTTACTGAAAGGGAGGACTGCTAACCTAGGTTCCCTCTCAATAGGGGAAACCATTAGTACCATATCCCTTCAACTAGGTGCTCCAGAGTTAAGTTTCAGCAGTCCAAACCTGTTAAAGACCATAAGAATGGAAGAGATGAAGCTAAAACATATTTTCGATAGGATGAGAACTAGAGTTTAA
- a CDS encoding thiamine-phosphate synthase family protein: MEEQERREVLTELQDALKVFSSNERSYLLIPEVRTNLGYAVNGAKNVFDVAAVPGRVSVAFQRILYCLPPAFGASDHIARVILTAMEFDQRMRSAMNVIFHPKFLTLNPYVFDRASESTSDKQVERRTMNFMVRKAFEETGAIPELIVDKGDFGKEPGTFILGRNPKEVVERAFHLLSLIEER, encoded by the coding sequence ATGGAGGAACAAGAACGGAGGGAAGTTCTAACAGAACTTCAGGACGCATTAAAGGTCTTCTCCTCCAACGAGAGGTCTTACTTACTGATACCTGAAGTGAGAACAAACTTGGGATATGCTGTCAATGGCGCAAAAAATGTTTTTGATGTTGCAGCTGTGCCTGGAAGGGTATCAGTAGCATTTCAAAGGATACTTTATTGCCTGCCTCCTGCCTTCGGGGCCTCAGATCACATAGCCAGAGTGATCTTAACTGCTATGGAGTTTGACCAGCGGATGAGGAGTGCGATGAACGTCATATTTCATCCAAAATTTTTGACATTGAACCCTTACGTTTTTGATAGAGCGTCGGAGTCCACTTCAGATAAACAAGTGGAGAGGAGGACAATGAACTTCATGGTAAGAAAGGCGTTTGAGGAAACTGGGGCGATTCCGGAGCTCATAGTAGATAAGGGAGATTTTGGAAAGGAGCCAGGGACCTTTATTCTAGGTAGAAACCCAAAGGAGGTTGTGGAAAGGGCTTTTCACCTGTTATCCCTGATAGAGGAAAGATAA
- a CDS encoding PadR family transcriptional regulator: protein MKMNIERLRRGALKMLILDALVGKPMHVYEIMKSIEKKFNGVYKPSPGSIYPVLKTLIGEGLVEVKEVNGRKVYEITQLGREKWEKGKSEIKSVFSSNSGYRRVISSLFDMSLVIYNYKDKLADQEVYDKINAILMECRTKLEETLEARSSSSPH, encoded by the coding sequence ATGAAAATGAATATAGAAAGGTTAAGGAGAGGGGCACTAAAAATGTTGATACTAGACGCCCTCGTCGGTAAACCTATGCATGTTTATGAAATAATGAAGTCCATAGAGAAGAAATTTAATGGGGTGTATAAGCCTAGCCCTGGCTCAATTTACCCTGTGCTTAAGACCCTCATAGGAGAAGGTCTAGTCGAAGTAAAGGAGGTAAACGGAAGGAAGGTCTATGAAATAACCCAGTTAGGTAGAGAGAAATGGGAAAAGGGAAAGAGCGAAATCAAAAGCGTATTCTCCTCAAACTCTGGTTACAGAAGAGTTATTTCTTCCCTATTTGACATGAGCCTAGTCATCTACAACTACAAAGATAAGCTCGCCGATCAAGAAGTGTATGATAAGATCAACGCAATCCTAATGGAGTGTAGAACTAAGCTGGAGGAGACGTTGGAAGCTCGATCGAGCTCCTCCCCGCATTAA
- a CDS encoding NTP transferase domain-containing protein, which yields MREKPELEENSSPQFDEITLKVPTAVIMAGGKGSRLSPMKPVLKVCGRPMIQWIIDVAEKFSERVIVATVRGHPAEEELSLLSKEIIYTSGKGYEEDVVEALRQVKLPALVLSCDLPFIPREAFETLLRRCRSSICSLYTGSGFVGMSLWNSLNLNDYETIHFHKDIINVNTIDELEKANKLCSNL from the coding sequence TTGAGGGAAAAGCCTGAGCTCGAAGAAAACTCTTCTCCTCAATTTGATGAGATAACCCTGAAGGTACCAACGGCTGTAATAATGGCTGGGGGCAAGGGATCGCGGCTTTCCCCCATGAAGCCTGTACTAAAGGTCTGCGGAAGACCAATGATCCAGTGGATCATAGACGTAGCGGAGAAATTCTCCGAGAGGGTTATTGTAGCCACTGTGAGGGGGCATCCTGCAGAGGAGGAGCTCTCCTTATTGTCCAAGGAGATCATTTACACATCAGGGAAGGGTTACGAAGAGGATGTCGTCGAGGCATTAAGGCAGGTCAAGTTGCCAGCCCTCGTGCTCTCATGCGACCTTCCCTTCATACCGAGAGAGGCCTTTGAGACCCTATTGAGGAGATGTAGGTCTTCCATTTGTTCCCTGTACACGGGATCTGGGTTTGTGGGAATGAGTCTGTGGAATTCTTTGAATTTAAACGACTACGAGACTATTCACTTCCATAAGGATATAATTAACGTGAATACGATAGACGAATTGGAGAAAGCTAATAAACTATGCTCTAATTTATAA
- a CDS encoding 4Fe-4S binding protein — protein MDYFPIFLLIAGLMAAFSIYLIYLVKRGIDGVGFLLVLYLTGSMVVMFASLSVFFSSPNQVTEAVALASNSAYMIFGLIPILFNINKKVKVRRWYTILVFAGLMALSEAFMGQTFFTMVTKQLGNPLLGVENYWYYAVMISEMLFTLLYSFKSLTQPLRNYLIIALPIMGISPVILPQVTQYVNDTIWFNASLMIIATILIYESLYRDRLKRTQETMTSLELMLVFSFMMAGIFTYFLTGSWYLFDASMLGGMTWFIYRAINGPNHVKGNYMKDSKWTFSFILVTFIMEWLMGGVLDFASGNFSTGVRGFLSSLGLGFVNPLSYYGLGSLFDFLSIFGSVTGSTWFLVMMGTEMGMLALFRIREVKFRENKIRLALMVSAYAIYTIYLPNFSPLSSKIAFIPYMWSMGLGTLGPVASNYLIPGIIGTYVVSAVLSFLFGSRQICSVTCTAPTMYQGTFYESLKSYNRTSRLGRKTLSSRLRPWYKVIALVVWGSLLAFAVLSFLNQDGVINVTILGNDPTVFLYSFYFNFLWYVVFISIPFMGSYACVTQGWCSWGTFNQFFGGLGLFRLRVKNPDLCVKCETKACSEACPVGNTDLPGKFIKEGEFKSMRCIGVGDCMEACPYENIRIYDFRSWIREKLGSNGT, from the coding sequence ATGGATTATTTTCCCATTTTTCTACTGATAGCTGGTCTAATGGCAGCATTCTCAATTTATCTCATTTATCTAGTTAAAAGAGGGATAGATGGTGTTGGCTTCCTGCTGGTACTGTACCTGACAGGTAGCATGGTCGTCATGTTCGCTTCCCTATCAGTTTTCTTTTCGTCACCCAACCAGGTCACGGAGGCAGTAGCCCTAGCTTCAAATTCAGCCTATATGATTTTCGGTCTTATCCCCATTCTCTTTAACATCAACAAGAAGGTAAAAGTAAGGCGTTGGTACACCATCTTGGTTTTCGCTGGACTTATGGCTCTTTCCGAGGCGTTTATGGGTCAGACGTTCTTTACCATGGTCACGAAACAACTTGGGAACCCACTACTGGGTGTTGAGAACTACTGGTACTACGCTGTTATGATATCAGAGATGTTATTTACTCTCCTTTACTCCTTCAAGAGTTTGACCCAACCCTTGAGAAATTACCTCATTATTGCACTTCCAATCATGGGAATATCACCCGTTATCCTCCCACAAGTTACCCAATATGTGAACGACACCATATGGTTTAACGCAAGCCTAATGATCATAGCCACAATTCTCATCTATGAATCACTATATAGAGACAGACTGAAGAGAACCCAAGAGACCATGACCTCCCTTGAACTGATGTTAGTTTTTTCGTTCATGATGGCTGGAATATTTACCTACTTTTTGACAGGTTCCTGGTACCTCTTTGACGCCTCAATGCTAGGAGGAATGACGTGGTTCATATACAGAGCAATTAACGGACCAAATCACGTTAAAGGAAACTATATGAAGGACTCCAAGTGGACCTTCTCTTTCATACTAGTAACTTTTATCATGGAGTGGCTAATGGGAGGGGTTTTGGACTTCGCTTCAGGGAATTTCTCAACAGGAGTGAGGGGTTTCTTGTCCTCACTTGGTTTAGGCTTCGTGAACCCGCTCTCTTATTACGGACTAGGTTCCCTGTTCGATTTCCTCTCGATCTTCGGCTCAGTCACCGGGTCGACTTGGTTTCTAGTCATGATGGGAACGGAAATGGGGATGTTAGCGTTATTTAGGATAAGGGAGGTGAAGTTTAGGGAGAACAAGATCAGGTTAGCCCTAATGGTATCAGCCTACGCCATTTATACCATTTACCTTCCGAATTTTTCCCCCTTATCTTCCAAGATAGCTTTCATCCCCTATATGTGGAGCATGGGCTTGGGTACTCTGGGACCAGTTGCCTCCAACTATCTCATCCCAGGTATAATTGGAACTTACGTGGTGAGCGCGGTTCTATCGTTCCTATTCGGCTCCAGACAAATCTGTTCAGTAACCTGCACCGCCCCCACCATGTATCAGGGTACGTTTTATGAGTCCTTGAAGTCATATAACAGGACCTCAAGGTTGGGAAGGAAAACGTTATCAAGTAGGCTGAGACCTTGGTATAAGGTTATTGCCCTAGTTGTATGGGGATCACTCTTAGCCTTCGCCGTCCTATCGTTCTTAAACCAGGATGGGGTAATAAATGTCACCATCCTGGGAAACGACCCGACAGTGTTTCTTTACTCCTTCTACTTTAACTTCCTTTGGTACGTTGTTTTCATTTCCATCCCCTTCATGGGTTCTTATGCCTGCGTAACTCAGGGATGGTGCTCTTGGGGCACCTTCAACCAGTTCTTTGGCGGGCTGGGACTATTCAGGTTGAGGGTTAAGAACCCTGATCTCTGCGTAAAGTGCGAGACCAAAGCTTGTAGTGAAGCTTGCCCAGTAGGTAACACTGACCTCCCTGGAAAATTCATCAAGGAGGGAGAATTCAAATCCATGAGGTGTATTGGGGTCGGTGACTGTATGGAGGCGTGCCCGTACGAAAATATCAGGATCTATGACTTCAGATCTTGGATAAGGGAGAAATTAGGAAGCAATGGTACTTAA
- a CDS encoding SelT/SelW/SelH family protein: MHNVKIVYCRPCGYLDRALDTAREILSYFEDVKVELEQGKNGIFDVYVDGELKLSRYQLKRFPEIQEILMEIGKKKQVT; this comes from the coding sequence ATGCATAACGTTAAAATCGTATATTGTAGACCGTGCGGTTATCTGGATAGAGCCCTGGATACAGCGAGGGAAATCCTGTCCTATTTCGAGGACGTTAAGGTAGAGTTGGAACAGGGGAAAAACGGTATTTTTGACGTATACGTCGACGGAGAGCTGAAGTTGTCCAGATATCAACTCAAGAGGTTCCCAGAAATCCAGGAAATCCTAATGGAAATAGGTAAGAAAAAACAGGTAACTTGA
- a CDS encoding MFS transporter → MSDLKLGEKVKVGIFSLVGTTIEYYDFFLYALLSVLVFPKIFFPPGYSQLSAMLISLSTYFVSFLARPVGAMIFGNMGDKQGRRTGLSLNMVLVGASYVLIGSLPGYSALGFDSVLLLVLLRFLFGLGIGGEYGGAIAIVLECNWKSENKGLWSWFVQSGPALGEMFALLGLLVFHRDLTLWWRVLVLLGGIIAIINFFVRKNISESPAFLEVLRLRRMTPLARAIKNYYKQILVSSALVSLGASVTTLIATYALPIMKLDNVSLAVGIQYLMVGDTVVLISLLPLTWLGTTLRRSLVAMSFLVLLGALVSLPGLYFLFSGKDLLLAIVLLKLSTISWAQYGLLNASSFPVEVRYTASGFSYQIGAMYAGGLSPLISSFFVVHGSFLDVYFIVLGYTMVSGIGLVLYRILSVQR, encoded by the coding sequence ATGTCTGATCTAAAGTTAGGCGAAAAGGTGAAGGTGGGTATTTTCTCCCTGGTAGGAACAACCATCGAGTACTATGATTTCTTTCTTTACGCCCTTCTCTCGGTTCTAGTTTTCCCAAAGATATTCTTCCCTCCAGGTTACAGTCAATTGAGCGCTATGCTGATATCCCTAAGCACATACTTTGTCTCCTTTTTGGCAAGACCAGTGGGAGCTATGATCTTTGGGAATATGGGAGATAAGCAAGGTAGGAGGACAGGACTATCCCTTAACATGGTATTAGTTGGTGCCTCGTACGTTTTGATTGGTTCACTTCCAGGTTATAGCGCTCTAGGCTTTGACTCAGTTCTTTTACTGGTCTTGCTTAGATTCCTATTTGGTCTAGGGATAGGAGGTGAATATGGTGGAGCTATAGCTATAGTTTTAGAGTGCAACTGGAAAAGCGAGAACAAGGGGCTGTGGTCCTGGTTCGTCCAATCTGGACCTGCCTTAGGGGAGATGTTTGCGTTACTCGGTCTCTTAGTGTTTCATCGGGATTTAACTTTGTGGTGGAGAGTGCTAGTTTTACTTGGTGGCATAATAGCTATAATAAACTTCTTCGTTAGAAAAAACATTAGCGAGAGCCCTGCATTCCTTGAAGTTTTAAGGTTAAGGAGGATGACACCTTTAGCTCGGGCTATTAAGAATTATTACAAGCAAATTTTAGTTTCCTCAGCGTTGGTGAGTTTGGGTGCGTCAGTTACCACTTTGATAGCTACTTATGCTCTTCCCATAATGAAATTGGACAACGTATCTCTGGCCGTCGGCATACAGTATCTAATGGTTGGGGACACCGTCGTGCTGATATCCCTCCTTCCATTAACGTGGCTTGGGACCACATTGAGGAGATCACTGGTAGCAATGTCATTCTTAGTCCTCTTGGGAGCGTTAGTCTCTTTACCAGGTCTATACTTCCTTTTTTCAGGCAAGGACTTACTCCTAGCTATCGTGTTACTTAAGCTTTCAACAATATCATGGGCTCAATATGGGCTCTTGAACGCCTCGAGCTTTCCTGTGGAAGTTAGATATACAGCTAGCGGGTTCTCTTATCAAATTGGGGCAATGTACGCTGGTGGTCTATCTCCTTTGATTTCCTCATTTTTCGTGGTTCACGGATCATTCCTGGATGTCTACTTCATAGTTTTAGGATATACCATGGTCTCAGGGATAGGCCTCGTACTGTACAGAATATTAAGCGTCCAGCGGTAA
- a CDS encoding enoyl-CoA hydratase/isomerase family protein, which produces MVVNLERRKNYLLLSFNTEGKYNVFNSRFMIDMIDALDKVEKVRDVHYLVVRGENGNFGSGADIRELLKASTDKEYAKVFFGHMKDLFVKMMSINKVTIGLVENVAFGASMELLLILDVVLAKSGTRFAAPGGKLGVFPPVLVSIGPYILGHRASRKLAMLGEELDTKRALGVGLIDQEVEDLDKGLVEILERMKQMSPSSLVRMRKLILFSLIPYLDKAFEELSTQVITDEAREGIGSYLSKTSPSWTSVSFS; this is translated from the coding sequence ATGGTAGTGAATCTAGAGAGGAGAAAGAATTACCTTCTCCTTTCGTTCAATACGGAAGGTAAGTATAACGTTTTTAACTCAAGGTTTATGATAGATATGATAGATGCCTTAGACAAGGTCGAGAAGGTTCGTGACGTTCACTATCTGGTAGTGAGAGGGGAGAACGGTAACTTCGGTTCTGGGGCAGACATAAGGGAGCTCCTAAAGGCCTCAACCGATAAGGAGTATGCTAAGGTCTTTTTTGGGCATATGAAGGACCTTTTCGTAAAGATGATGTCAATAAATAAGGTCACCATAGGGCTAGTGGAAAACGTTGCTTTTGGAGCCTCCATGGAGTTGCTTCTAATCCTTGACGTTGTGTTGGCCAAGTCTGGAACTAGGTTCGCTGCCCCTGGTGGGAAGTTGGGAGTTTTCCCGCCTGTTCTGGTTTCAATAGGTCCTTACATCTTAGGACATAGGGCATCGAGAAAGCTGGCAATGTTAGGAGAAGAACTTGACACTAAAAGGGCTTTGGGGGTAGGTCTGATAGATCAGGAAGTAGAGGATCTCGATAAGGGACTGGTCGAGATACTGGAGAGGATGAAGCAGATGTCCCCCTCCTCTCTCGTCAGGATGAGGAAATTGATCCTATTTTCCCTAATCCCTTACTTAGACAAGGCCTTCGAAGAGCTGTCGACCCAAGTAATCACTGACGAGGCTAGGGAGGGAATAGGCTCTTATCTGTCCAAAACTTCTCCATCATGGACTTCAGTCAGTTTCTCTTAA
- a CDS encoding DUF1614 domain-containing protein, whose amino-acid sequence MKRILIVSPVRGVFFPIYLVLGLLLLLVSISYFEYLLVQTGLPKEIGYALAVEISFLSLATSPVNVIVKELRTPPIEPEYEVIYVFGFPVYYRRIEMPTYTLLAFNVGGAIIPAFLSLTLLYLVSEKLLILVNVLVIVVISKLFSKVSKGVGVVMNPLIAPLFSVTVSYLLFFRDPILVPTSAYIGSVLGTLIGADLLNLRKILEARPQLISVGGMGTFDGIFMSGLLSIVLGQLLISL is encoded by the coding sequence TTGAAGAGGATCCTCATTGTCTCCCCAGTTAGGGGAGTCTTCTTTCCGATCTATCTCGTGCTGGGACTACTCCTTCTCCTCGTCTCCATAAGTTACTTTGAGTACCTTCTAGTGCAGACAGGACTGCCAAAAGAGATTGGGTATGCCCTAGCAGTGGAGATTTCGTTTCTCAGCTTAGCTACTAGTCCTGTCAACGTGATAGTCAAGGAATTGAGGACACCACCTATTGAGCCAGAGTATGAAGTGATTTACGTGTTCGGATTTCCGGTTTACTATCGTAGGATTGAGATGCCTACCTACACTCTTCTGGCTTTCAACGTCGGCGGAGCCATAATCCCGGCTTTCCTGTCGTTAACCCTTCTTTACCTCGTTTCTGAGAAGCTCCTTATTCTCGTCAATGTATTGGTAATAGTCGTTATCTCGAAGTTATTTTCCAAGGTCTCTAAGGGAGTGGGGGTTGTAATGAACCCTCTTATAGCACCGCTTTTCTCGGTCACGGTAAGTTATCTACTATTTTTCAGGGACCCAATACTGGTTCCAACTTCAGCATACATAGGTAGCGTCTTAGGGACTCTCATTGGTGCTGACCTCCTAAATTTAAGGAAGATTCTAGAGGCCAGACCCCAGCTCATAAGTGTAGGGGGCATGGGGACTTTTGACGGGATATTCATGTCAGGTCTGCTATCGATAGTCCTAGGTCAGTTGCTGATCTCTCTGTAG